One genomic segment of Bdellovibrio bacteriovorus includes these proteins:
- a CDS encoding cbb3-type cytochrome c oxidase N-terminal domain-containing protein, whose translation MSDQENKFHEYDGIIEHDNPLPTWWLWTFFLTIIFAFLYYIHYELGGGPTLQDELKVAMAEIEQGKSLAQTSAPLETEESLAEDFKKDGLLDIGAAQFTAKCAACHGQQLEGMIGPNLTDKFWMHGKGTRMDIVKVIRDGVPEKGMPPWGPVLKKEELYAVSAYILSKKGTSLQGKEPQGEAIEEYLK comes from the coding sequence ATGAGCGACCAAGAAAACAAGTTTCACGAGTACGATGGCATTATTGAGCATGACAATCCACTTCCCACTTGGTGGTTGTGGACGTTCTTCTTAACCATCATCTTTGCCTTTCTTTACTATATTCACTACGAACTGGGCGGGGGACCGACCCTGCAGGACGAATTGAAAGTAGCCATGGCCGAGATTGAACAGGGAAAATCTTTAGCGCAAACATCGGCGCCTCTAGAAACAGAAGAGAGTCTGGCGGAAGATTTTAAGAAAGACGGATTGTTAGACATAGGTGCCGCCCAATTCACAGCGAAGTGCGCGGCTTGCCACGGTCAGCAGTTGGAGGGCATGATCGGTCCTAACTTAACCGATAAATTCTGGATGCATGGCAAAGGAACGCGCATGGATATCGTGAAAGTCATCCGTGATGGTGTCCCTGAAAAAGGTATGCCTCCCTGGGGACCTGTGCTTAAAAAAGAAGAGCTTTACGCAGTCAGCGCCTACATCCTTTCTAAAAAAGGCACGAGCCTCCAAGGCAAGGAACCGCAAGGCGAAGCGATTGAAGAATATTTGAAATAG
- the ccoG gene encoding cytochrome c oxidase accessory protein CcoG, translated as MNRLDPGKLTSVDENGDRLYLIPAEVRGFFRKHRTWSQCVLLVIFLLLPWTRINGHQTILIDIPKREFALFGILFRSHDAPLLFFVLGTLTLGLAFVTSIWGRVWCGWACPQTVFIDAVFRRIEQWVEGSYIERRRLRDAPLSWNKFSKVSLKWFLFFVASSLIAHSFMAYFVGAVDLMHMVQNSPFQNPTYFILVISFTALVLFDFAWFREQFCVIMCPYGRIQSVLLDSKSMAVVYDEKRGEPRKGSATKDKVGDCVSCNRCVQVCPTGIDIRNGLQMECIACTACIDACDEIMEKVKKPRGLIRYDTLDGSKINLKKPRSLIYMTAIIFLVAGLSYAIGTRESAHFTVLRGAGLPYSYVKNNEQELILNQFRIHIQNQSGKEALYQLRLNAELLQKGVEFSVAENPLPLKPGDSREWYFFVRIPPALFTDSDKIKTTIEVQDIGPEKSLNSTRELILVGPRQ; from the coding sequence ATGAACAGACTGGATCCAGGAAAATTAACAAGCGTTGATGAAAATGGCGATCGCCTCTATCTAATTCCGGCGGAAGTGCGCGGATTTTTTAGAAAGCATCGCACCTGGAGCCAGTGTGTTTTGTTAGTGATTTTTTTACTTTTACCTTGGACCCGCATCAACGGCCACCAGACCATTCTGATCGACATTCCGAAAAGAGAATTCGCGCTTTTTGGAATTCTGTTTCGTTCTCACGACGCGCCCCTGCTTTTCTTTGTTCTAGGTACTTTGACTTTGGGTCTTGCCTTTGTGACCTCTATTTGGGGAAGAGTTTGGTGTGGTTGGGCCTGCCCCCAGACAGTCTTTATTGATGCGGTTTTTCGCCGTATCGAACAATGGGTGGAAGGCTCTTACATCGAAAGACGTCGTCTCCGTGATGCTCCCCTTTCTTGGAATAAATTTTCTAAAGTATCGTTGAAGTGGTTTCTATTTTTCGTTGCGTCTTCACTGATCGCCCACAGTTTCATGGCTTACTTTGTCGGCGCCGTAGACCTTATGCATATGGTGCAGAACAGTCCGTTTCAAAATCCAACCTATTTTATTTTAGTCATTTCATTTACCGCTTTAGTGCTTTTTGATTTTGCCTGGTTTCGTGAACAGTTCTGCGTGATCATGTGTCCTTACGGTCGCATTCAGTCGGTTTTATTAGACAGTAAATCCATGGCGGTTGTTTACGATGAAAAACGCGGTGAACCTCGCAAAGGCAGCGCCACGAAAGATAAAGTGGGCGACTGTGTTTCCTGCAATCGCTGTGTGCAAGTCTGCCCGACGGGTATCGATATCCGTAACGGTTTACAAATGGAGTGCATTGCTTGCACGGCTTGTATAGATGCCTGTGACGAGATCATGGAAAAAGTGAAAAAGCCCCGAGGACTTATTCGCTATGACACTTTAGATGGCAGTAAAATCAATCTTAAAAAGCCCCGTTCTTTGATCTATATGACCGCCATTATCTTTCTTGTGGCCGGACTTTCCTACGCTATCGGCACCAGAGAATCAGCGCACTTCACGGTCTTACGTGGCGCGGGCCTACCTTATTCTTATGTGAAAAACAACGAACAAGAACTTATCTTGAATCAGTTCCGTATTCATATCCAAAATCAAAGCGGAAAAGAAGCTTTGTACCAGCTTCGTCTGAATGCGGAGTTATTGCAAAAAGGTGTGGAATTCAGTGTTGCTGAAAATCCGTTACCCCTAAAACCCGGCGACAGTCGCGAATGGTACTTCTTCGTGCGAATTCCACCGGCGTTATTCACGGACAGTGACAAGATTAAAACCACAATTGAAGTTCAAGATATCGGTCCTGAAAAATCTTTGAACAGCACTCGTGAACTAATATTGGTAGGGCCTCGACAATGA
- a CDS encoding sulfite exporter TauE/SafE family protein: MTSSTLLLALGILSASFFGSWHCAAMCGPIASLMSARRSLLMYNIGRGCAYIFLGAFAGYLGQFFLQNDWRMFRYVGAGLLATVLILYGLSMLLPSGFKFPASHFILPVIKKIQGRFLSRSGFVIGLLTAFLPCGWLYTYVLAAVTTKSPWAGALVMGLFWLGGLPTLSAVPSMIRSTIDHAGLRYQKIAGGILVISGLYSIASFMFLH; encoded by the coding sequence ATGACCTCAAGCACACTTCTGCTCGCACTAGGAATTCTTTCTGCCAGTTTTTTTGGAAGCTGGCACTGTGCAGCCATGTGTGGACCGATTGCCAGCCTGATGAGCGCGCGACGCTCACTTCTTATGTACAACATTGGCCGAGGATGCGCTTATATTTTTTTGGGGGCTTTTGCTGGTTATTTGGGCCAGTTCTTTTTGCAAAATGACTGGCGCATGTTCCGCTATGTGGGTGCAGGTCTTTTAGCGACGGTATTGATTCTTTATGGTCTTTCGATGCTCTTACCTTCCGGGTTCAAATTTCCTGCGTCACACTTCATTCTTCCGGTCATTAAAAAAATCCAAGGCCGCTTCCTCAGTCGTTCGGGTTTTGTGATTGGCTTACTGACAGCTTTTTTACCCTGTGGATGGCTTTACACTTATGTTTTAGCCGCAGTGACAACGAAAAGCCCCTGGGCTGGCGCATTGGTCATGGGACTTTTTTGGTTGGGAGGACTTCCCACCCTTAGTGCAGTTCCTTCCATGATCCGTTCGACCATTGATCACGCGGGATTGCGCTATCAAAAAATTGCCGGAGGAATTTTAGTGATCTCTGGACTCTACTCGATAGCGAGTTTTATGTTTTTACATTGA
- a CDS encoding OmpA family protein, translating into MRSRINKYLAALVLTLAAGCATTPPNVTSIPNSANPTTEIERTDQLLKEAQDRQVDALSPENYADAKKALDKAKEKKAKNKSNEDILEQVSYSRAWLEQANAKAELAQTSMKDITDARAGALRAGAPQMFEKDWKKADKQLESITKSIEKGNLKPADKKGEELTAFYRDLEINSVKKSHLEKAEDNIKSAKKDGAEKRAPKTFSLAQMKYENAEKLINSDPRNSEAIRRASDDANRESVHLLDVTRKVNAGNTEDLVLLSERQQRTISSLKNEYSSTEQELQSSQQQLSQSEQERVALVGKQAELEKTKELTEKADRLRKEFKPNEAEVYVENGKLMVRLKGLQFASNKSTLNPKSQALLKKVDTALTDIDASKVTIEGHTDSTGSFEKNKELSEERAEAVQKYLVTNGAVAEEKVEAVGVGPEKPISDNTTPQGRAQNRRIDLVIE; encoded by the coding sequence ATGAGATCGCGTATCAATAAATACCTCGCGGCTCTAGTTCTGACGCTAGCAGCTGGCTGCGCAACGACGCCCCCTAACGTCACTTCGATTCCTAACAGTGCAAATCCCACGACGGAAATCGAAAGAACGGATCAGCTTTTAAAAGAAGCTCAGGATCGTCAAGTCGATGCTCTTTCGCCAGAAAACTATGCCGACGCCAAAAAGGCTTTAGACAAAGCGAAAGAGAAAAAAGCGAAAAACAAATCCAACGAAGATATCTTAGAGCAAGTGTCCTACTCGCGAGCCTGGCTAGAACAAGCCAACGCCAAAGCGGAACTGGCCCAAACTTCGATGAAAGATATCACTGATGCCCGCGCGGGTGCTTTGCGTGCCGGAGCTCCTCAAATGTTTGAAAAAGATTGGAAGAAGGCCGACAAGCAACTTGAAAGCATCACCAAGTCTATTGAAAAAGGAAATCTGAAACCCGCAGATAAAAAAGGTGAAGAGTTGACCGCCTTCTATCGAGATCTGGAAATCAATTCTGTTAAAAAATCACATCTTGAAAAAGCGGAAGACAATATCAAGTCCGCTAAAAAAGATGGCGCTGAAAAACGGGCTCCAAAAACTTTTAGCTTAGCGCAAATGAAGTATGAAAATGCGGAAAAGCTTATCAACTCAGATCCTCGCAACTCGGAAGCCATTCGCCGCGCTTCTGACGATGCCAATCGCGAGTCCGTTCATCTTTTAGATGTGACACGCAAAGTGAATGCGGGTAACACCGAAGATCTGGTTCTTTTGTCCGAACGGCAACAACGCACTATTTCTAGTCTGAAAAATGAGTACTCATCAACGGAGCAAGAACTGCAAAGCTCGCAACAACAGCTCTCTCAATCCGAGCAAGAGCGAGTGGCTTTAGTGGGAAAACAAGCTGAACTTGAAAAAACGAAAGAACTTACGGAAAAAGCGGACCGACTTCGTAAAGAGTTTAAACCCAATGAAGCTGAGGTTTATGTCGAAAATGGCAAACTGATGGTGCGACTCAAAGGCTTGCAATTTGCTTCGAACAAATCGACTTTGAATCCAAAAAGCCAGGCCTTGCTTAAAAAAGTCGACACGGCGTTAACGGATATTGACGCCAGCAAAGTAACTATTGAAGGACATACTGACTCGACCGGCTCTTTTGAAAAGAACAAAGAACTTTCTGAAGAGCGTGCGGAAGCCGTACAAAAATATTTAGTAACTAACGGAGCCGTCGCCGAAGAAAAAGTGGAAGCAGTGGGTGTTGGACCTGAAAAACCAATTAGCGACAACACCACTCCACAAGGCCGAGCGCAAAACAGACGTATCGACCTTGTTATTGAGTAA
- a CDS encoding protein-L-isoaspartate O-methyltransferase family protein, with translation MPSRIEQYQKRVLDKALPLSEKVVEAFYRYPRHLCVPEYTVAEAYSDHPLLLWNKPPFLSTISQPSFVLKILDLMNLQKGHRVFELGSGSGWNTALMAYLVGEEGKVVSVEVIPELAVRAQKYLEQNKIFNALVKLGDGFEGDTSEAPYDRVIFTAGSAEFPNILFDQLKIGGLMVFVRENDLGYDFLELIEKQDDGKQRVLETIPCSFVSVIRKSAGDADASPA, from the coding sequence ATGCCTTCACGAATCGAGCAGTATCAAAAACGCGTTCTAGATAAAGCACTTCCTCTTTCAGAGAAAGTAGTCGAGGCTTTTTATCGTTATCCTCGTCATCTCTGCGTGCCGGAATACACGGTGGCTGAGGCGTACTCAGATCATCCGTTGCTGCTTTGGAATAAGCCTCCGTTTTTGTCCACGATTTCTCAGCCGAGTTTTGTTTTAAAAATTTTGGATTTGATGAACCTCCAAAAAGGTCATCGTGTTTTTGAGTTGGGCTCGGGCAGTGGCTGGAATACAGCGTTGATGGCTTATCTTGTGGGCGAAGAAGGCAAGGTCGTTTCGGTGGAAGTGATTCCCGAATTGGCCGTTCGCGCGCAGAAATATCTAGAGCAAAACAAAATCTTTAATGCCTTGGTGAAGCTGGGTGATGGCTTTGAGGGGGATACTTCCGAAGCCCCCTATGATCGGGTGATCTTCACTGCGGGTTCGGCCGAATTTCCCAATATACTTTTTGATCAGCTCAAAATCGGCGGACTGATGGTTTTCGTTCGCGAAAATGATTTGGGTTATGACTTTTTAGAGTTGATTGAAAAGCAAGACGACGGCAAACAACGGGTTCTTGAAACCATCCCTTGTTCTTTTGTTTCTGTTATCAGAAAAAGTGCAGGGGACGCGGACGCATCCCCTGCGTAG
- a CDS encoding hydrogen peroxide-inducible genes activator: protein MIKLAMFLAKEQACIMTLTQLEYILAVADTGSFSHAARQCHVTQPTLSMQIQKLEEELGVVLFDRTKQPIKATSIGEEIILQARLVVRDAQHLKEIVDDAKGTLKGELRIGIIPTLAPYLLPLFLKKMKDLYKNLHLTFEEIQTETMVERIRNHSLDLGIVVTPIDDLNIANHVLFYEPFSAYFAKGHPLLEKKTIDEKDLSVDDVLLLNEGHCFREQSLALCRNKKQTVSADRTFTFESGSLETLKKLVDQGENFTLLPWLATLDVQDKKRLRNFSDPVPTREVSLIHGPHFQRKALLKALIENIKKNLPEGLSSVRSKNQLKVDNPLGSLK from the coding sequence ATGATTAAGCTTGCAATGTTTTTGGCGAAGGAACAAGCTTGTATCATGACACTGACTCAACTGGAATACATCCTTGCTGTTGCCGATACGGGAAGCTTTAGCCATGCGGCTCGCCAATGCCACGTGACCCAACCGACATTAAGCATGCAGATTCAAAAATTAGAAGAAGAACTCGGTGTCGTTCTTTTTGATCGTACCAAACAACCCATTAAAGCTACTTCCATCGGCGAAGAAATTATTCTTCAAGCGCGCTTAGTGGTGCGTGATGCCCAACACTTAAAAGAAATTGTCGACGATGCAAAAGGCACCCTGAAGGGCGAATTGCGCATTGGCATTATCCCGACTCTGGCCCCCTATCTTCTGCCGCTCTTTCTGAAGAAGATGAAAGATCTTTATAAAAACCTGCATCTGACGTTCGAAGAAATTCAGACCGAGACGATGGTAGAAAGAATTCGCAATCACAGCCTGGATTTAGGAATCGTCGTGACTCCGATTGATGATTTAAACATCGCCAATCATGTTCTTTTTTACGAGCCTTTCAGTGCGTATTTTGCAAAAGGGCATCCTTTGCTAGAGAAGAAAACTATTGATGAAAAAGATCTTTCGGTGGACGACGTTTTGCTTTTGAATGAGGGGCACTGTTTTCGCGAACAAAGTCTGGCACTTTGTCGCAATAAAAAACAGACTGTTTCTGCCGACAGGACTTTCACCTTTGAAAGTGGCAGTTTAGAAACATTGAAAAAACTGGTCGATCAAGGAGAGAACTTTACCCTGCTTCCTTGGCTGGCGACCCTAGATGTGCAGGATAAAAAACGTTTACGAAACTTTTCAGATCCTGTGCCCACGCGCGAAGTCAGTCTCATTCATGGACCGCACTTTCAAAGAAAGGCTTTGCTAAAAGCCCTTATTGAAAACATAAAGAAAAACCTGCCCGAAGGTTTAAGCTCTGTTCGTTCTAAAAATCAATTAAAGGTGGACAACCCTCTGGGCTCTCTCAAATAG
- a CDS encoding Dps family protein has translation MRSQSAHSTKEQARNLRPVQGEEVDTASVIETLKKTLSDEYFLYLKTQNCHWNVEGPLFFSLHKLFEEQYKELAEFVDRTAEVLRALKSRAPGSFKEFKEFSSIQEASDKMNANQMIDVLSQDHANVAIALKSRLEIAEDAEETSAVTLYEDLIGFHEKAAWMIRSHRS, from the coding sequence ATGAGATCACAATCAGCACATTCAACAAAAGAACAAGCTCGAAACCTACGTCCTGTTCAAGGAGAAGAGGTTGATACCGCGAGTGTGATAGAAACGCTCAAGAAAACTCTTTCTGACGAATATTTTCTTTACCTAAAAACACAAAACTGCCACTGGAATGTGGAAGGTCCTTTATTTTTCTCTCTTCACAAACTTTTCGAAGAACAATACAAAGAACTTGCTGAGTTCGTGGATCGCACCGCAGAAGTGCTGCGAGCATTGAAGTCTCGCGCTCCAGGCTCTTTTAAAGAGTTTAAAGAATTCTCTTCCATTCAAGAAGCGTCAGACAAAATGAATGCAAATCAAATGATAGACGTCCTTAGCCAGGATCACGCCAATGTCGCCATCGCACTGAAATCGCGTTTAGAAATCGCCGAGGATGCCGAAGAGACAAGTGCTGTGACACTGTATGAAGACTTGATTGGTTTCCATGAAAAAGCGGCTTGGATGATTCGCAGTCACAGATCGTAA